TATTAACTACCACGATAGTTAAACATGTTTTTTGTCAAGACTACCCACTATTTTTTAAAGTCTATCTATAATTTAAAACACTCTTATTTTTTTGTCTATGCACTAACTACAAAATTAGTGATAGTATGTATAAACTGGGTATCAATAGGGAGATTGTAGAATCCATATACAGAGAAGGACACCCTATAGCCCAGTATGGATTATATATGAAGAAGATAAGACCATACAAAGTATTTAAAATACCTGTTGACTGTGGGTTGGTATGTCCAAATAAAGATGGTACATTAGATACCGAAGGTTGTATATTCTGTCCAAAGATGGGTAGGCCTATAAGTGTAAAGTACTGTGACAGTAAATACTCCCTGAAGTATCAAATTGAAAAACAGATGGAAAATCAAAAAAAGAAGGGAATAGGTAAATTCTATATTTATTTCTATCCTGGAACAAACACCTACGGAGATCCTGAGAGGTTAAAGGAGTTGTGGGACCTTGCTCTATCTTATTCAGATGTAATAGGACTTTCCTTAGGTACCAGGCCAGACTGTTTAAGTAGGGAGGTCTTAGATATCTTGGAGGGCTATGTAAAAAGGGGGTATGAAATTTGGATAGACTTGGGTATTCAGAGTTTCCATCAAAAAACCTTAGATCTACTAAATAGGAGGCATAATGTGTCCCATATTATAAAGGCTATATTAGAGTGTAAAAGGAGAGGTATCTTCGTATGCGGGCATGTTATACTTGGGTTGCCAGGTGAGACCTGGAAGGAGATGATGGATACTGCAGAATCCCTATCGAGGTTAGGGATAGACGCCCTTAAGATATATCCCTTAGTTGTAGTTAAAGATACAAAGTTGGAGGAGATGTATTGGAGGGGGGAGTATAGAACCTTAGATAGAAAACAGTACATAAAACTTCTCTGTGATTTCTTAGAACATACTTCTCCCTATGTACTTATACAGAGG
The genomic region above belongs to Methanofervidicoccus abyssi and contains:
- a CDS encoding TIGR01212 family radical SAM protein (This family includes YhcC from E. coli K-12, an uncharacterized radical SAM protein.) — encoded protein: MYKLGINREIVESIYREGHPIAQYGLYMKKIRPYKVFKIPVDCGLVCPNKDGTLDTEGCIFCPKMGRPISVKYCDSKYSLKYQIEKQMENQKKKGIGKFYIYFYPGTNTYGDPERLKELWDLALSYSDVIGLSLGTRPDCLSREVLDILEGYVKRGYEIWIDLGIQSFHQKTLDLLNRRHNVSHIIKAILECKRRGIFVCGHVILGLPGETWKEMMDTAESLSRLGIDALKIYPLVVVKDTKLEEMYWRGEYRTLDRKQYIKLLCDFLEHTSPYVLIQRVSKDKVPEEITVSPEWKLSRLAILNDVITEFKRRGTRQGIYFRG